One Tenrec ecaudatus isolate mTenEca1 chromosome 12, mTenEca1.hap1, whole genome shotgun sequence DNA segment encodes these proteins:
- the SYS1 gene encoding protein SYS1 homolog isoform X3 — protein MAGQFRSYVWDPLLILSQMVLMQSVYYGSLGLWLALVDGLVRSSPSLDQMFDAQILGFSTPPGRLSMMSFILNALTWS, from the exons ATGGCAGGGCAGTTCCGCAGCTACGTGTGGGACCCGTTGCTGATCCTGTCGCAGATGGTCCTCATGCAGAGCGTCTACTATGGCTCGCTGGGCCTGTGGCTGGCGCTGGTGGACGGGCTGGTGCGCAGCAGCCCCTCGCTGGACCAGATGTTCGACGCCCAG ATCCTGGGCTTCTCCACCCCTCCGGGCCGGCTCTCCATGATGTCCTTCATCCTCAACGCCCTCACCTG
- the SYS1 gene encoding protein SYS1 homolog isoform X1, translating into MAGQFRSYVWDPLLILSQMVLMQSVYYGSLGLWLALVDGLVRSSPSLDQMFDAQILGFSTPPGRLSMMSFILNALTCALGLLYFIRRGKQCLDFTVTVHFFHLLGCWFYSARFPSTLTWWLVQAVCIALMAVIGEYLCMRTELKEIPLNSAPKSNV; encoded by the exons ATGGCAGGGCAGTTCCGCAGCTACGTGTGGGACCCGTTGCTGATCCTGTCGCAGATGGTCCTCATGCAGAGCGTCTACTATGGCTCGCTGGGCCTGTGGCTGGCGCTGGTGGACGGGCTGGTGCGCAGCAGCCCCTCGCTGGACCAGATGTTCGACGCCCAG ATCCTGGGCTTCTCCACCCCTCCGGGCCGGCTCTCCATGATGTCCTTCATCCTCAACGCCCTCACCTG TGCCCTGGGCTTGCTGTACTTCATTCGGCGAGGGAAGCAGTGCCTGGACTTCACTGTCACTGTCCATTTCTTTCATCTCCTGGGCTGCTGGTTCTACAGCGCCCGCTTCCCCTCGACGCTCACCTGGTGGCTGGTCCAAGCCGTGTGCATTGCGCTCATGGCTGTCATCGGGGAATACCTGTGCATGCGGACGGAGCTCAAGGAGATCCCCCTCAACTCAGCCCCGAAATCCAACGTGTAG